ccagttcttggaaaaactgGCACAGGTCTCATACGtcaacaagaagggtagtagaagtgatccacgaaactaccatccaatataacactgatttgttgtataatcttagaacatattctgagctgaaacatagTGATATGTCTTGAACAGatgaccttctcaatgccaaccagcacatAATTTGAAAACATGCattgtgtgaaacccaactcactttTTTCAAGTGACATACTGAAGTCTCTGTATCGAGGCAAgccggtagatgcagtatttcttcattttcGAACAGTATTTGACTCATTACCGCACCtacgtttattgtcaaaagtacaattgcATGGGGTCAGACGAAGTAATTTCGGgcgtgcccaagggaagtgtgttgggaccactGCTGTTCATATTTTATATTAATGGCCTTAagagaatattaatagtaaaattagcCTTTCTGCAGATGGAGTTaaatataatgaagtactatctgaaagtagctgcaaaaatattcagtcagatcttgataagatttctacATGGTGTAAAGGttggaaacttgctctaaatgttcagaaatgtaaaattgcacacttcacaaaacgaaaaaatgtggtatcctatgactataatgtcaatgctgactgctggaatcggccaactgaaataaacacctgggtgtaacactttatagTGAAACGAAATGGTATGATCACATAGGTTTAATCGcgggtaaaacaggtggtagacttcagtttattggtagaatactggggcgtgcaataagtctacaaaggagattgcttacaaatcacttgtgcgaccggtACTGGAATATTGCCGAAGTGTGCGAGTGTGTGGGACCGTGccaaatagggctaacaggggatattgacggcataagagaagggcagcacaaatagtcacaagtttgtttaatccgtgagagagagtcacagagataacgacggaactgaattggaagactcttgaagataggtaTAAACTATCCTGATAAGTCAATGTCTCgcgaaccggctttaaatgattactctagaaatatactGAAAGCCCCTGCGTATCGCTCACATCGGGATCGTGACtataagattagaataatcactggacgcacagaggcatttaaacaatcagttctcctgcgctccatacgtgaatggaacaggaaaaaaccctaataactggtaaaaagggacgtaccctctgccatgcacctcactgtgAGTTGCAaagtgtagatgtagctgtagaatttTGCCACGAATATGTACACGAAAGTATTGTCAGACGACGGTGCAGCCAATTCTCTGGCGAATGAACCAATATTTACGACGAAAACCATAGTCCCTGGTGACACCAGTACTGATGGAAAGCGTGTTGCACACAATTTTGCAAAACCAGCGCTTCCGTTCCATAACACTCATCAATCCCCCTGCCGTCTCGTTCGCCGTTGCACGAAATTGTCTCCAGCTGGCTTGATTTTCATAAAATACGTGCATGGTGGGTGCCAAGGCAACTGACAGATGAGCACAAAACCAAATGTCTGCCAGCAGTATTGATAGAGAAAAGTCAAGAGTTTCTCGACCATGTCACTGGGCATGAAACATGTTaaaccagaaacaaaacaactatccaTGGATTGGCGGCATAGTGGTTCACCTGAAGGCAGTCTGTAAAATAAATCATGTGCGCAATCTTCTGGGATCGACGTGGTGTCCTGTGCGTATTTTTACCGCGGAGGGCGACGCTAGATACTGATCGGTATTGTCAGACATTGAAAACTCTGAGGAGGGCGATCCAGAACTAAATACGTGGGATGTTGCAAAGACATATTACGCTTGTGCACGACAATGCAACACGTCATACGAAATGGGTAATGGTTTCTTCTTCTCCAAGAGCACCGACAGTTTAACACAGACACCAGCCACAGTCAGTGTTTAGTACCAAACAAACTGCGAGATACGAGATTAATTGTTTAAATGGCTACTCAATTCTTGATGTTGCTAATCATAACTTAAAGTTATTCATTACTTTCATCCATGACCATTCTTAATTTTAGTCGCTCACAGCCCTGCACCATTAACAAGACTCTTGTTTGTATTTCACAATGGAACATCATTCGCTAACATTTTATATGTCAAATATTTAAGCGGAACGAAGAAATTACGCAATGGATTTTTATCGTTTTCTGAGCataacttaaagaaaaaaaaactacagaaaatatcggttaaatgttttgtgaaatgattgtctgaaagtaagaaataaaatatatcagcGAAACATTTGAGGCGACTATACATGATTTCAGGACACACAAAAGCACACTGAACTTTATTTTCATAGTATTCCACACACATCTTTTTAATACCCTAAAATTGTACAAAGTTAAGCACTGAACTTAAAATTCTCAATCGGCACCTCACCTCATTGCTGTATTTTATTTCTAGCATCAATCAAAGGCcgcaaaaatgtttattttaattcttactttttgacaaataatttcacaaaatatttgacggaatttttttctttaatatttgcaGCACAACACAAATTGTTCATTCCCCCTTACCTCAGAGCTCTGCTGCCATTCACCGTATCATTGCTCGTATCTTTCTGTACATAACATCTCAGTAACAGAAGAAAACTTTTTAACACAGTGGCCAGTCTTCGAATAATACCCTACGGTGTGTTGAATTAACACACACACCGTTTATCAGAAACATTTGTCTCATTAAAAACTTAATTTGTCACTTCAATAATTATGCCAACTTACAATCTACAAGCTAATAATCTGAAAACACACTTTTTGGTGTCACTTGATCGAAGAGAGTTGCTTGTCAACAGAGGGTGGAGGGGTGGGACTTGAAAAGCAGCTGAATGTGACGATCAGCTGTATTCGCTTGTTATACAATATTACTAAACAAAGAGTTTCATAGCTTGCTGATACTGGAAGGTAAATATTGGCAGTTGTCAagtcattaaaattacaacacacCTTGAGGTTTATGCAGTCAAGGACTTAGCATACCCGATTTATGCAGTCAAGGACTTAGCAtactgaaccattttttcaatcatACAGTTTGCAAGTTCGATAACATACGGTAATGCGGGCTAACTGTCTCTTTCATTGTCTTCTACCGCACATATAGCTGATTATTTATAATTAAAAAGTCGCACTGGACCTGTCCATTAAGCAATGGGACAAATAAAAACAAAGTCAACTGTCGCGCTGCATTTTTTCTAGAACGTATGGCATTTGGGACAAAGGTGAGGCTTAAACCACTGGATAAATGTAAAAATGTCAGCTGTCAATAATTCTAAACAAGGCCAATATGGACTGAGGCAGAGAAGTTACCACAAAGTATATATCACGGTCATAGAACGGGAAGTATAAGCCAGCCGGGAATACAGTGGTCGGTAATGTTCCAAGTTTTCTACCATTTAATTATCAGAGGGCAAGACAGTCATGACAAGAAAATACCTTTGCTGACAATGGGGCAACCGAAATATGAATGACAAAGCAACAAAATTGCAATAATACCGACAATATGGGCTATTGTTTTTGTTTCAACTAATTTAAACTTAAGATAAAAacaaagtaaatgtaaatgtcagaACAAGCTCTGGCGGTCAGTACTGTTTGCTTCCATCTCCACCAAACGCATGCATTTACAAATAATCTCAGATATCCTTTCTTCTGGAAATATATGCCATCTGCAACACTTACATTTCCAAGTCGCCCATCGTAGTGTTGTCGAAGTTAATTGACTCCATCTTCTTCTCCAGTGCTAACCCATACTATCAAAACAAGCGTTCACCGTAACAGCGTTCAAAATAACTGCCAGAATTCAACGTCTGCGCATTGAGCATCCCCactacgcaaagcatttcagttCGCAGACGTCAAACAACGAAAATATACTTGGTGTTCTATGACTATCTTTGTGAGCTTTAATGTGACGCTGTGGTTTGAAAAGTGGCGTGTCAGAAATTGTTAATAGAACAGTTTGAAAGTGATACACGTTCGCATGTGTAGAGCATGGAGCTCAGTGATTAGTAAATAAATGTGttcggtttttttttaaaaaaaagcaatgtGAAGAGGTGCAGATAGTGAAAGTGGACTTGAAAAAGGAAGTGTAATATTCGTGTGTTCGATGTGGTTGAAAACATTTCACGTGAAGTTGGGTTCATTGAGTTTTTTTGAAAATGCCAGATATTAAAATTACCCCACTTGGTGCTGGTCAGGATGTTGGCCGTAGTTGCATTCTACTGTCAATGGGAGGCAAAAATATTATGCTTgattgtggcatgcacatgggttACAACGACGAAAGGAGATTTCCAGACTTCACTTACATAGCACAAGAAGGCCCTCTCACAAGCTATATAGATTGTGTTATAATTTCCCATTTTCATTTAGATCATTGCGGGGCTTTACCATATTTCACTGAAATGGTTGGGTATACAGGACCTATCTACATGACACATCCAACGAAAGCTATAGCTCCCATTCTTTTAGAGGATATGAGAAAAGTCGCTGTAGAACGTAAAggagaaagtaatttttttacgtcacaaaatattaaagactgtatgaAGAAAGTAGTGGCTGTTACTTTACACCAGTCCTTAATGGTAGATTCTCAGCTGGAAATCAAAGCCTATTATGCTGGGCATGTCCTAGGTGCCGCAATGTTCTGGATACGCGTGGGTTCTCAATCTGTAGTGTACACAGGCGATTATAATATGACACCTGACCGACATCTGGGTGCTGCTTGGATTGATAAATGTAGACCTGACCTCTTAATAACAGAATCAACTTATGCAACAACCATAAGGGATTCAAAACGGTGCAGAGAGCGTGATTTTCTAAAAAAAGTACACGAGTGTGTAGACCGTGGTGGTAAAGTTCTTATACCAGTATTCGCCTTGGGTAGAGCTCAAGAGCTTTGTATTTTGCTGGAAACTTATTGGGAACGAATGAATCTTAAAGTGCCAGTGTATTTTGCAGTTGGACTTACAGAGAAAGCCAATAACTATTATAAAATGTTTATAACTTGGACAAATCAAAAGATACGCAAGACCTTTGTACAGAGGAACATGTTTGATTTTAAACATATAAAACCCTTTGATAAAGCTTATATTGACAATCCAGGAGCCATGGTAGTGTTTGCCACTCCTGGGATGTTACATGCTGGTTTATCCCTTCAAATATTCAAAAAATGGGCACCATGTGAAAATAACATGGTTATAATGCCTGGATTTTGTGTTGTGGGAACAGTTGGTCATAAAATACTAAATGGTGCTAAAAAAATCGAATTCGAAAATCGTCATATAGTTGAAGTGAAAATGGCAGTGGAGTACATGTCATTTTCCGCTCATGCTGATGCAAAAGGTATTATGCAACTTATACAGTACTGTGAACCAAAAAATGTGCTATTAGTGCATGGAGAGGCAACAAAGATGGAGTTtttaaaggaaaaaattaaaaaagaatttgaTATTGAGTGCTTTACACCAGCAAATGGAGAAACATGTGTCATAAACACTAATGTTAAAATACCAATTGATGTTTCTTTAAGCTTGCTCAAAGCTGAAGCCATCAAACACAATGCAC
The genomic region above belongs to Schistocerca serialis cubense isolate TAMUIC-IGC-003099 chromosome 6, iqSchSeri2.2, whole genome shotgun sequence and contains:
- the LOC126484390 gene encoding integrator complex subunit 11: MPDIKITPLGAGQDVGRSCILLSMGGKNIMLDCGMHMGYNDERRFPDFTYIAQEGPLTSYIDCVIISHFHLDHCGALPYFTEMVGYTGPIYMTHPTKAIAPILLEDMRKVAVERKGESNFFTSQNIKDCMKKVVAVTLHQSLMVDSQLEIKAYYAGHVLGAAMFWIRVGSQSVVYTGDYNMTPDRHLGAAWIDKCRPDLLITESTYATTIRDSKRCRERDFLKKVHECVDRGGKVLIPVFALGRAQELCILLETYWERMNLKVPVYFAVGLTEKANNYYKMFITWTNQKIRKTFVQRNMFDFKHIKPFDKAYIDNPGAMVVFATPGMLHAGLSLQIFKKWAPCENNMVIMPGFCVVGTVGHKILNGAKKIEFENRHIVEVKMAVEYMSFSAHADAKGIMQLIQYCEPKNVLLVHGEATKMEFLKEKIKKEFDIECFTPANGETCVINTNVKIPIDVSLSLLKAEAIKHNAQPPDPKRPRVMHGVLVVKDNAMCLMDVEEACKEAGINRHFVRFTSTLRMEDPGPASKTAEKLLQLIKSRLKDWNVQLTEASNISVESVLVKVEGSDDEQKSVYVSWDNQDEELGNYILGLLQTMGHQNVV